A section of the Perognathus longimembris pacificus isolate PPM17 chromosome 7, ASM2315922v1, whole genome shotgun sequence genome encodes:
- the Ppcs gene encoding phosphopantothenate--cysteine ligase isoform X3, with product MLNALVEITMKMVPKMLSPLVKDWAPKAFIISFKLETDPSIVINRARNALEVYQHQVVVANILESIHSSVVIVTKDSETKLLLTEEEVAKGIAIEEKIIDNLQSRHTAFICDRN from the exons ATGCTAAATGCTCTAGTGGAG ATAACAATGAAGATGGTGCCAAAAATGCTCTCTCCTTTGGTTAAAGATTGGGCTCCCAAAGCATTTATAATTTCCTTTAAGTTGGAGACTGATCCCTCCATCGTAATTAATCGTGCCCGGAACGCTTTGGAAGTTTATCAACATCAAGTGGTGGTGGCAAATATCCTTGAATCAATACACTCCTCTGTGGTTATTGTAACCAAAGACTCAGAAACCAAGTTATTGCTGACAGAGGAAGAGGTAGCAAAAGGCATAGCGATAGAAGAGAAGATAATAGATAATCTTCAGTCTCGACACACAGCTTTTATATGTGACAGGAACTGA
- the Ppcs gene encoding phosphopantothenate--cysteine ligase isoform X2: protein MFYLAAAVSDFYVPVSEMPEHKIQSSGGPLQITMKMVPKMLSPLVKDWAPKAFIISFKLETDPSIVINRARNALEVYQHQVVVANILESIHSSVVIVTKDSETKLLLTEEEVAKGIAIEEKIIDNLQSRHTAFICDRN, encoded by the exons ATGTTTTACCTGGCTGCGGCCGTGTCAGATTTCTATGTTCCTGTCTCTGAAATGCCTGAACACAAGATCCAGTCATCTGGGGGCCCACTGCAG ATAACAATGAAGATGGTGCCAAAAATGCTCTCTCCTTTGGTTAAAGATTGGGCTCCCAAAGCATTTATAATTTCCTTTAAGTTGGAGACTGATCCCTCCATCGTAATTAATCGTGCCCGGAACGCTTTGGAAGTTTATCAACATCAAGTGGTGGTGGCAAATATCCTTGAATCAATACACTCCTCTGTGGTTATTGTAACCAAAGACTCAGAAACCAAGTTATTGCTGACAGAGGAAGAGGTAGCAAAAGGCATAGCGATAGAAGAGAAGATAATAGATAATCTTCAGTCTCGACACACAGCTTTTATATGTGACAGGAACTGA